CGCAACGCGTCTTTTCGCACCTCACGGTTCCGCCTTTCTTGCACAATCCGGTCCTTCGAGGTTTGCCTGTGCTGCAATACAAGCATCCCGCTGAGGATGATTACAACGATGATCAGAAGGGTTTCTAGCATGAACTGTCAGGATGTGGGAATAGAAACCTTATAACCTACGCCTCTGACGGTTTCCAGCATATCCGCGCGCACGCCCAACTTTTGGCGTAGTCGTTTCATGTGGGTATCCAAGGTCCGGCTTTGCACCTCACCGCTGTATCCCATCACCTCTATCAGGATATCATGGCGGTCCTGTGGCGTGTTTTTCCGTTCACACAGATAAAGCATCAACTTGAACTCCGTTGATGTTAGATCTGTCTGCTCCCCATCAACATAGAAGAGCAGGGAATTTTTCACAAACCTGAACGGACCGCAAACCAGCTCGGCACCACTGGCAGTCCTGCCTGACCGCTTGAGTAAATTCTTCACCCGCAACATCAGCTCCTTGGGGCTGAATGGCTTGGTCATGTAATCATCCGCACCGACTTCCAGTCCGAGAATCCTGTCCTCCGTCTGCCCACGAGCTGTTAGCATAATCACGGGGATAGCCCTCGTCGCAGCATCTTTCTTGAGCTCTTTAAAAAGAGAAATCCCATCCATTCCCGGCATCATCAAATCGAGGATAACCAGGTCCGGCAACAATGATTTGGCTGCGGCAAGACCTTTCAGGCCGTCCGGTGAGAGTTCTACCTGATAGTCGTTTCTCCTGAGGTTAAAGGCCACAAGGTCTGCGATATCTTCTTCGTCTTCGATGACTAGGATCGTTTGCATGTCTTTGATTGGTTTACGCCCGATGCTTACACCCATAGGCCGTCCAGCACTCAATCTTCATGTGTGACGGAATGGTCACACACCTAGCCGAATGTGTCGCTTTTGTAACGCATCATTTTTTGCCAACCGCAGGTGTCCGTGCGAAATACTGCACGTCGCTGACAAAAAAAGAGAGCGGCACATCACTACCAACCAACTAAAAACTATGAAACTGATTCAATCCGCTACATCCCTCCTCGCTGGTCTTGCACTATGCAGCACAGCCCAGGCCCAGTCCAAACTCGTCATCAAGGGCTCCGACACACTCGGTGCCAAAATGGTCCCCCAGCTGGCCGAGGCCTACAAAGCCGCCGGTAACAACGTGAACTTTGAAATCGCGGCTGAAGGCTCTTCCCAGTGTTTCACCGCCCTGCTCGACGGCACGGCTGATTTCGGCATGTCATCCCGCGCAGTCAAGGCACAGGAGAAAAACCAATTCGCCACCAAGGGCCAGGAGCTCATTGAGCACGTTGCCGGAGTTGATATGATCGCTGTGATCGTCAACGAAGCCAATGGCGTCAAGCAACTGACCAGGGAACAAATCGAGGGCATCTTCACAGGCGCCATCACTGACTGGTCCGAGGTCGGTGGCAAGGCGGGCAAAATCAATGCCTACACCCGCAACACCGCCTCCGGCACATACAAAACCTTCCAAAAGCTCGGTATGGGCAAGAAGGACTATGGTCAGAATACCCAGAAGATGGCTGGCAACACTCAGATTGCTGACGCGGTAGCCAAGGATGTCAACGGGATCGGCTACGTCGGGCTCGCCTACGTGAAGCGCGACGGCATCTCCCCAGCATCCGTCGATGGCGTGCTGCCTACCCCCGACAAGGCTAAAGACTACGCCCTCTCCCGCAATCTCTACTACTACACCGTAGGCCAGCCAGCTGGTGAGGCCGCCAAGTTCATCACGTGGGCTACCACCTCTGAGGAAGCAGCCAAGGTGATCAGCAAAGTTGGATTCATCCCTGCCAAGTAACCCTGACAAAGCGCTTGGTTCCGTCGGGTAACACAAGACGGCTACCCGATGGTTCACCACCAACTCCGGGCACCGCATATGATCATTTCATGTGCGGTGCCCCCCACTATTCCTTTTCCTGCAATCACCAGCCTGCGCCCCCTCCTCCCCGACTTCCCCTGTCACAGCATGAGTTCATTAAAACGATCCAAAAAAGATGTCACCTTTGGCAAACCCTCAGGCTTCAGCATACTTGGCATTGGAAAACAGGAGGCCATCAAGTACTTCTTTGGTGGTAATGCCACCCTGGCGGTCATCCTTATCTTTCTCATCGTCGGGTTTCTCGCATTCCATGCCTGGAATTTCCTTCCCCAGTATAAACAAAGCCTGACTCTCTATCGACTGTCCGGTCAGGAATTCACGGACTATGCGTCCGACCAGCTTGAGGCCCAGAAAGAGCTATCCTCACTTGCTTCACAAGTTCCGGCCTACGAACTAAAACATCGCCTTGGCGCACTCTATGATCTGGAGGCCGTTCACAGTGACTTCAAAAACAAGGCCCAGAAAAAGCTGATCGCCGAGCGCAAAGATGTCCAGCGCGCCCAGAGTAATCTCGAAAACACACTGGCCCAACAGCCCCCGGTACAGGCCGATATCCAGCGTGCGAAAGATCGTGTTGCTGAATCAATCTCCACCTTGAGGAACCGGTCCCGGGAAATACTCAGCGAAATCGACTATTCAGATCTCGATAACAAAAGCCTCGTTACCGACACCAAGTATCTTGATGACATCAGGGCATCCGTCACCGACAACATCATCACCGGAGAAACCACGGGTTTCATCAAGGGTATCCGGGAACTCGAAGCAAAAGAGACCGCCATCGTCCGTGCTTTACCACATATGCAACAACTGGAGGAAGCCCGCGAAATGCTCGTCGCTCCGCAAGATGCATTTGCCGCCTACCTGAAAAAATACCGCCTGATCGCCTCCGACAACAAGGGTCAGGCAGAAACCCATTCCACGGCGGCTGAGCGCAAAGAGGCCCAACTCACCAAGGCCCGGCTGGCAACCAGCGGGGAGCAACGCAAGATCGACCTCATCAAA
The Akkermansiaceae bacterium DNA segment above includes these coding regions:
- a CDS encoding phosphate ABC transporter substrate-binding protein; amino-acid sequence: MKLIQSATSLLAGLALCSTAQAQSKLVIKGSDTLGAKMVPQLAEAYKAAGNNVNFEIAAEGSSQCFTALLDGTADFGMSSRAVKAQEKNQFATKGQELIEHVAGVDMIAVIVNEANGVKQLTREQIEGIFTGAITDWSEVGGKAGKINAYTRNTASGTYKTFQKLGMGKKDYGQNTQKMAGNTQIADAVAKDVNGIGYVGLAYVKRDGISPASVDGVLPTPDKAKDYALSRNLYYYTVGQPAGEAAKFITWATTSEEAAKVISKVGFIPAK
- a CDS encoding response regulator transcription factor, coding for MQTILVIEDEEDIADLVAFNLRRNDYQVELSPDGLKGLAAAKSLLPDLVILDLMMPGMDGISLFKELKKDAATRAIPVIMLTARGQTEDRILGLEVGADDYMTKPFSPKELMLRVKNLLKRSGRTASGAELVCGPFRFVKNSLLFYVDGEQTDLTSTEFKLMLYLCERKNTPQDRHDILIEVMGYSGEVQSRTLDTHMKRLRQKLGVRADMLETVRGVGYKVSIPTS